A single window of Providencia alcalifaciens DNA harbors:
- the hemB gene encoding porphobilinogen synthase, protein MNNLHSIQRMRRLRKSEQFRDLFQETHLSINDLCLPIFVEEGLDDYAPIASMPGVVRIPEKRLAYEIERIAKAGIKSVMTFGVSHHLDENGSDAWQDNGLVARMSRICKETVPEMIVMSDTCFCEYTSHGHCGVMHGDVVDNDQTIHNLGLQAVAAARAGADFIAPSAAMDGQVSAIRHALDEAGFTDTAIMSYSTKFASALYGPFRDAAGSCLKGDRKTYQMNPMNRREALHESLIDMQEGADALMVKPAGAYLDIIRDLRECTQLPIGAYQVSGEYAMIKFAAQAGAIDETRVTLESLGSIKRAGADLIFTYFALQLAENKIL, encoded by the coding sequence GTGAATAACCTGCATTCCATCCAGCGCATGAGAAGACTGCGTAAAAGTGAACAATTCCGCGACCTATTCCAAGAAACCCACCTCTCCATCAATGACTTGTGCTTGCCAATTTTCGTAGAAGAAGGCTTAGACGATTACGCACCGATAGCGAGTATGCCTGGCGTTGTGCGTATTCCAGAAAAACGCTTAGCCTATGAAATTGAACGTATTGCAAAAGCGGGCATTAAGTCTGTTATGACCTTCGGTGTGTCTCATCACTTAGATGAAAATGGTAGCGATGCATGGCAAGACAATGGTCTGGTTGCACGTATGTCTCGTATCTGTAAAGAGACCGTCCCAGAAATGATTGTGATGTCAGACACTTGTTTCTGCGAATACACGTCTCACGGTCACTGCGGTGTGATGCACGGTGATGTGGTTGATAACGACCAAACTATCCATAATTTAGGTTTGCAGGCCGTTGCAGCTGCGCGTGCGGGTGCTGATTTTATCGCCCCTTCAGCTGCGATGGATGGACAAGTTTCCGCAATTCGCCATGCGCTTGATGAAGCTGGATTTACCGATACCGCGATTATGTCTTACTCCACGAAGTTCGCTTCCGCTCTGTATGGCCCTTTCCGTGATGCCGCAGGTTCATGTTTGAAAGGTGATCGTAAAACTTACCAAATGAACCCAATGAACCGCCGTGAAGCACTGCACGAGTCGCTGATTGATATGCAAGAAGGCGCAGATGCGCTGATGGTAAAACCAGCAGGGGCTTATTTAGATATTATCCGTGACCTGCGTGAGTGTACCCAATTGCCTATTGGTGCTTATCAAGTCAGTGGTGAATACGCCATGATCAAATTTGCTGCGCAAGCAGGTGCGATTGATGAAACTCGCGTCACGTTAGAAAGCTTAGGGTCGATTAAACGTGCTGGAGCTGATTTAATCTTTACTTATTTCGCACTGCAATTAGCTGAAAATAAGATCCTGTAA